One stretch of Xanthomonas sp. DAR 35659 DNA includes these proteins:
- a CDS encoding glycosyltransferase family 2 protein, giving the protein MPSLSSARDAAPPRIAVLVPCHNEAATVGRVVADFAAQLPTASIHVFDNNSSDATIAQARAAGARVRTVALQGKGNVVRRLFADIEADVYVLVDGDATYDAAMAPALVERLLRDGLDMVVGARRSDAAAAYRAGHRTGNVLLTRCVGFLFGRSFDDMLSGYRVFSRRYVKSFPAHAAGFETETELAVHALQLRMPVAEVDTAYGARPEGSQSKLRTWHDGTRILLTILRLFKAERPLLFFSLGFGACELLAVGLAVPLLLTYLHTGLVPRFPTAILCSALVLLGVLLLACGLILDTVTRGRIEAKRLAYLAIPAWPAADPADARCGDGA; this is encoded by the coding sequence ATGCCCAGCCTTTCCTCTGCCCGCGACGCGGCGCCGCCGCGCATCGCGGTGCTGGTTCCTTGCCACAACGAGGCGGCCACGGTCGGCCGCGTGGTCGCCGACTTCGCCGCGCAGTTGCCCACGGCCAGCATCCACGTGTTCGACAACAATTCCAGCGACGCCACCATCGCGCAGGCACGCGCGGCCGGCGCGCGGGTGCGCACGGTGGCGCTGCAGGGCAAGGGCAACGTGGTGCGGCGCCTGTTCGCCGACATCGAGGCCGACGTCTACGTGCTGGTCGACGGCGATGCGACCTACGACGCGGCGATGGCGCCGGCGCTGGTCGAACGCCTGCTGCGCGACGGACTGGACATGGTGGTGGGGGCGCGCCGCAGCGATGCGGCGGCCGCCTACCGCGCCGGCCATCGCACCGGCAATGTGTTGCTGACGCGTTGCGTGGGCTTCCTGTTCGGCCGCAGCTTCGACGACATGCTGTCCGGCTACCGGGTGTTCTCGCGCCGCTACGTGAAGTCGTTCCCCGCGCATGCGGCCGGTTTCGAGACCGAGACCGAACTGGCGGTGCATGCGCTGCAACTGCGCATGCCGGTGGCCGAAGTGGACACCGCCTACGGTGCGCGTCCGGAGGGCTCGCAGAGCAAGCTGCGCACCTGGCACGACGGCACCCGCATCCTGCTGACCATCCTGCGCCTGTTCAAGGCCGAGCGGCCCTTGCTGTTCTTCTCGCTGGGCTTCGGCGCCTGCGAACTGCTCGCCGTGGGCCTGGCGGTGCCGCTGCTGCTGACCTACCTGCACACCGGCCTGGTGCCGCGCTTTCCGACCGCGATCCTGTGCTCGGCACTGGTGCTGCTCGGCGTGCTGCTGCTGGCCTGCGGGCTGATCCTGGACACGGTCACGCGCGGCCGCATCGAGGCCAAGCGCCTGGCCTATCTGGCGATCCCGGCCTGGCCGGCGGCGGACCCGGCCGACGCGCGCTGCGGCGACGGCGCATGA
- a CDS encoding glycosyltransferase family 39 protein codes for MQGEQRARSTFLVLWTLVTAAKLLVAARLPLFVDEAFYWQEGQHLAAAYSDLPGLTAWLARLGVALGGDHLLALRAPFLLLSAAMPWLIARIATRWFGAVAGWRAGSLTLLMPLSGTLGILALPDVPMALATILCMDASARLLRQVEAMSAVELALGLALGALSHYRFAGVIGVGAIALLLIPQGRRMLRDPQVWVALALGIVAWLPLLAWNADNGEAGVRFQLIDRHPWSFQPAGIAFVLIQGLLVTPLLAVAMCKVALVATRGGGSGGARVQWRYFGLLGGVSTLGIFLLGFFTDAERISFHWPLPGYLALLIATPVILNGWPRRLRRATWLLTGIGLVGAFGYYLAVSVPAVRELAAGDKYYPRNFAGWRPLATAVRREMAAMPPGTQVLADNFKVGAELGFELGDADIQVLPHPLNDKHGRTAQLRQWGLLNDGRRDGPRLLVLSPSDMKYRLLLQRYHAVCALVGPLPPPVVVSNDHGSQRFLLFTLPAQRLPGPCTTPAMAWFNTPAAGAKVPSHFEVSGWAFKDGVGIERVEVLLDGKVAAQARYGETYDVTAFWKISTDPGHPRVGFRATLDASALAPGTHWLGLRLHGRDGSVEDWWEQPIDLRRR; via the coding sequence ATGCAAGGCGAACAACGTGCACGCAGTACCTTCCTGGTGCTGTGGACGCTGGTCACCGCGGCCAAGCTGCTGGTGGCCGCACGTCTGCCGTTGTTCGTCGACGAGGCGTTCTATTGGCAGGAAGGCCAGCACCTGGCCGCCGCCTATTCGGACCTGCCCGGGCTGACCGCCTGGCTGGCGCGGCTGGGCGTGGCGCTCGGCGGCGACCATCTGCTGGCGCTGCGCGCGCCGTTCCTGCTGTTGTCGGCGGCGATGCCGTGGCTGATCGCGCGCATCGCCACGCGCTGGTTCGGCGCGGTCGCCGGCTGGCGCGCCGGCAGCCTGACCCTGCTGATGCCGCTGTCGGGCACGCTCGGCATCCTCGCGCTGCCGGACGTGCCGATGGCGCTGGCGACCATCTTGTGCATGGACGCCAGCGCGCGGCTGTTGCGCCAGGTCGAGGCGATGAGCGCGGTGGAACTGGCGTTGGGCCTGGCCCTGGGCGCGCTGAGCCACTACCGCTTCGCCGGGGTGATCGGGGTCGGTGCGATCGCCCTGCTGCTGATCCCGCAGGGCCGGCGCATGCTGCGCGATCCGCAGGTGTGGGTCGCGCTGGCGCTGGGCATCGTCGCCTGGCTGCCGCTGCTGGCCTGGAACGCCGACAACGGCGAGGCCGGGGTCCGTTTCCAGTTGATCGACCGGCATCCGTGGAGCTTCCAGCCCGCCGGCATCGCCTTCGTGCTGATCCAGGGCCTGCTGGTCACGCCGCTGCTGGCGGTGGCGATGTGCAAGGTGGCGCTGGTGGCCACGCGTGGCGGCGGCAGCGGCGGCGCGCGCGTGCAGTGGCGCTACTTCGGCCTGCTCGGGGGCGTGTCCACGCTGGGCATCTTCCTGCTCGGCTTCTTCACCGATGCCGAGCGCATCAGCTTCCATTGGCCGCTGCCGGGCTACCTGGCGCTGCTGATCGCCACGCCGGTGATCCTCAACGGCTGGCCGCGGCGCCTGCGCCGCGCGACCTGGCTGCTGACCGGGATCGGTCTGGTCGGCGCGTTTGGTTATTACCTCGCGGTGTCGGTGCCGGCGGTGCGCGAACTCGCCGCCGGCGACAAGTACTACCCGCGCAACTTCGCCGGCTGGCGGCCGCTGGCGACGGCGGTGCGGCGCGAAATGGCGGCGATGCCGCCGGGCACGCAGGTGCTGGCCGACAATTTCAAGGTCGGCGCCGAACTCGGCTTCGAACTCGGCGATGCCGACATCCAGGTGTTGCCGCATCCGTTGAACGACAAGCATGGGCGCACCGCGCAGTTGCGCCAGTGGGGCCTGCTCAACGACGGCCGTCGCGACGGGCCGCGCTTGCTGGTGCTCTCGCCCAGCGACATGAAGTACCGGCTGCTGCTGCAGCGCTACCACGCGGTGTGCGCGCTGGTCGGTCCGTTGCCGCCGCCGGTGGTGGTGTCCAACGACCATGGCAGCCAGCGCTTCCTGCTGTTCACGCTGCCCGCGCAGCGCCTGCCCGGGCCGTGCACGACCCCGGCGATGGCCTGGTTCAATACGCCCGCGGCGGGCGCCAAGGTCCCGTCGCACTTCGAAGTGTCCGGCTGGGCGTTCAAGGACGGCGTCGGCATCGAGCGGGTCGAGGTGCTGCTCGACGGCAAGGTCGCCGCGCAGGCGCGCTACGGCGAGACCTACGACGTCACCGCGTTCTGGAAGATCTCCACCGATCCGGGACATCCGCGTGTCGGGTTCCGCGCCACCCTCGACGCCAGCGCGCTGGCGCCGGGCACGCATTGGCTGGGTCTGCGCCTGCATGGTCGCGACGGCAGCGTCGAGGACTGGTGGGAACAACCGATCGACCTGCGCCGCCGCTGA
- a CDS encoding AAA family ATPase — protein MPTPPRLPEMLTDTLREALAQAQHQVNALVLGKPQQVRMAFVALLSGGHLLIEDLPGLGKTTLAHALAASLGLGFQRVQFTSDLLPADVLGVSVYDAQSRQFQFHPGPVFTHVLLADEINRAPPRTQSALLEAMAEQQVTLDGTTHALPSPFFVIATQNPVDLSGTFPLPDSQLDRFLLRLALGYPGADAERALLSGSDRRDLIAQARPQLGDADMATLRQAVERIHASEALVGYVQALLARSRQHPGVRVGLSPRAGIALLRAAKAHALLLGRGHALPEDVQALFVAVAEHRLVAEQESASGQALAKAILHSVAVD, from the coding sequence ATGCCTACTCCGCCCCGCTTGCCGGAAATGCTAACCGATACGCTGCGCGAGGCGCTCGCGCAGGCCCAGCACCAGGTCAATGCGCTGGTATTGGGCAAGCCGCAACAGGTGCGCATGGCGTTTGTCGCGCTGTTGTCCGGTGGACATCTGCTGATCGAGGATCTGCCGGGATTGGGCAAGACCACGCTGGCGCATGCGCTGGCGGCGAGCCTGGGCCTGGGCTTCCAGCGCGTGCAGTTCACCTCCGACCTGCTGCCGGCCGACGTGCTCGGCGTGTCGGTGTACGACGCGCAGTCGCGCCAGTTCCAGTTCCATCCCGGCCCGGTCTTCACCCACGTGCTGCTCGCCGACGAGATCAACCGCGCGCCGCCGCGCACGCAGAGCGCGCTGCTGGAAGCGATGGCCGAGCAACAGGTGACGCTGGACGGCACCACCCATGCGCTGCCGTCGCCGTTCTTCGTCATCGCCACGCAGAACCCGGTGGACCTGTCCGGCACCTTCCCGCTACCGGACTCGCAATTGGATCGGTTCCTGTTGCGGCTGGCGCTGGGCTATCCCGGCGCCGACGCCGAACGCGCGCTGCTCAGCGGCAGCGATCGGCGCGACCTGATCGCGCAGGCGCGGCCGCAGCTCGGCGATGCCGACATGGCCACGCTGCGGCAAGCGGTGGAGCGCATCCATGCCAGCGAGGCGCTGGTAGGCTACGTGCAGGCCCTGCTCGCGCGCAGCCGCCAGCATCCGGGCGTGCGCGTGGGCCTGTCGCCGCGCGCCGGCATCGCGCTGCTGCGCGCGGCCAAGGCGCATGCGCTGCTGCTCGGCCGCGGACATGCGCTACCCGAGGACGTGCAGGCGCTGTTCGTGGCGGTGGCCGAGCACCGGCTGGTGGCCGAACAGGAATCGGCGTCCGGGCAGGCACTGGCCAAGGCGATCCTGCACAGCGTGGCGGTGGACTGA
- a CDS encoding DUF58 domain-containing protein, with translation MRARLREGRQALARLARPRDPETLPVRLDRRRIYILPTPFGGFLALLLGAMLLGALNYNNNPALLLAMLLGAAAIASAIMAHLQLSGLRLEALSAEPVPAGTPLRLRLALGADDARPRRGLRVAHGDHHTWLDLRGDGLGEADLEVPTERRGWLDLSRVRISTTQPLGLLRAWAWIWPDTPLLVYPQPESDGPPLPAGDGAPTQTRLHALGEELHQLRPYRAGDAPRAIAWKHSARRDSLLVREYERPIGVDVVLDWRTLPSLPYERRIARLARWVNAAERDGRRYRLLLPGQPPLGPGRGPQHRHLCLRALALLPHG, from the coding sequence GTGCGCGCGCGGCTGCGCGAGGGGCGGCAGGCGCTGGCACGGCTGGCGCGACCGCGCGATCCGGAAACCCTGCCGGTGCGCCTGGACCGGCGCCGGATCTACATCCTGCCGACCCCGTTCGGCGGCTTCCTGGCGCTGCTGCTCGGCGCGATGCTGCTGGGCGCGCTGAACTACAACAACAATCCCGCGCTGCTGCTGGCGATGCTGCTGGGCGCGGCCGCCATCGCCAGCGCGATCATGGCCCACCTGCAACTGTCCGGGCTGCGCCTGGAGGCCTTGTCGGCCGAACCGGTACCGGCCGGCACGCCGCTGCGCTTGCGCCTGGCGCTGGGCGCCGACGACGCGCGCCCACGCCGCGGCCTGCGCGTGGCGCATGGCGACCACCACACCTGGCTGGACCTGCGCGGCGACGGCCTCGGCGAAGCCGACCTGGAGGTGCCGACCGAACGTCGCGGTTGGCTCGATCTGTCCCGCGTCCGCATCTCCACCACGCAACCGCTGGGCCTGCTGCGCGCCTGGGCCTGGATCTGGCCGGACACGCCGCTGCTGGTCTACCCGCAACCGGAAAGCGACGGCCCGCCGCTGCCGGCCGGCGACGGCGCTCCCACCCAGACCCGCCTGCACGCGCTGGGCGAGGAACTGCACCAGTTGCGTCCGTACCGCGCCGGCGATGCGCCGCGCGCGATCGCCTGGAAGCACTCGGCACGGCGCGACAGTCTGTTGGTACGCGAATACGAACGCCCGATCGGCGTGGACGTGGTGCTGGACTGGCGCACCCTGCCGAGCCTGCCCTACGAGCGCCGCATCGCGCGGCTGGCGCGCTGGGTCAATGCGGCCGAACGCGACGGCCGCCGCTATCGCCTGCTGCTGCCCGGGCAGCCGCCGCTGGGGCCGGGCCGCGGCCCGCAGCACCGTCATCTGTGCCTGCGCGCACTGGCCTTGCTGCCGCATGGCTGA
- a CDS encoding transglutaminaseTgpA domain-containing protein, protein MAEPRSPALSTASRRWALAAGLLALLPLLLQLPDALALLFAATALLIGASSAWRPLPAVLRLLLVAAMLAAIYWQVGMRFGRDTGCAMLAAMLAIKPSELKTLRDARSLLGFALFAPFAAFLLDQGPLTMALALAAVIAALLCMQRLADQEGRSAAPPLRWQLRGVGHLLALGLPLALAAFWLFPRLGSPLWGVPERALSRPGLADSMSPGQWLDLMADDTPALRVQFFGPVPAPAQRYWRGPVLWDFDGSTWRAQRGNEALPAPAVQTAAAGWDYEVEVEPTDRRQLVALDLPLQAPPGTRASADYVLTSERPLSALSRWRLRSAPPLRFETELSPAQRQRALALPPGYNPRSVALARQWRQQAGNDDAAIVARALQWIRRDFAYTLETPLPGRDGVDEFLFQYKAGFCQHFSSAFVVLMRGAGIPARVATGYAGGTRNPFGGYWVVRRMDAHAWAEVWLPERGWVRVDPTAAVAPERIYDTLEDRLGASAGAQGGGVDWRLRDVGDWLRRGWNDLVLSFDANRQQRLLSGIGIAKLEPAQLVALFAGFAALVLGWMAWLLARGERERDPLLRAWRQLGRRYARLGLGRAAHEPALQWAARVQQVMEATALLSLSQRFADSRYAGADSDSASLLRDLRRHRPHTGASR, encoded by the coding sequence ATGGCTGAGCCGCGCTCGCCCGCGCTGAGCACCGCCAGCCGTCGCTGGGCACTCGCCGCCGGCCTGCTGGCGCTGCTGCCGCTGCTGCTGCAGTTGCCCGACGCGCTGGCGCTGCTGTTCGCCGCGACCGCGCTGCTGATCGGCGCCAGTTCGGCGTGGCGGCCGCTGCCGGCGGTATTGCGCCTGCTGCTGGTGGCGGCGATGCTGGCGGCGATCTACTGGCAGGTCGGCATGCGGTTCGGCCGCGACACCGGCTGCGCGATGCTCGCGGCGATGCTGGCGATCAAGCCGTCGGAACTGAAGACCCTGCGCGACGCGCGCAGCCTGCTCGGCTTCGCCCTGTTCGCGCCGTTCGCCGCGTTCCTGCTCGACCAGGGACCGCTGACGATGGCGCTGGCGCTGGCCGCGGTGATCGCCGCGCTGCTGTGCATGCAACGCCTGGCCGACCAGGAAGGGCGCAGCGCGGCGCCACCGCTGCGCTGGCAACTGCGCGGCGTCGGCCACCTGCTGGCGCTCGGCCTGCCGCTGGCGTTGGCCGCGTTCTGGCTGTTCCCGCGATTGGGTTCGCCGCTGTGGGGCGTGCCCGAACGCGCGCTGAGCCGGCCCGGCCTGGCGGACAGCATGTCGCCCGGGCAATGGCTGGACCTGATGGCCGACGACACCCCGGCGCTGCGCGTGCAGTTCTTCGGGCCGGTGCCGGCGCCGGCGCAGCGCTACTGGCGCGGGCCGGTGCTATGGGACTTCGACGGCAGCACCTGGCGCGCGCAGCGCGGCAACGAGGCCCTGCCGGCACCGGCGGTGCAGACCGCTGCCGCCGGCTGGGACTACGAAGTCGAGGTCGAACCCACCGACCGTCGCCAACTGGTCGCGCTGGACCTGCCGCTGCAGGCCCCACCGGGCACCCGCGCTTCGGCCGACTACGTGCTCACCAGCGAGCGCCCGCTCAGCGCGCTGAGCCGCTGGCGCCTGCGCTCGGCACCGCCGCTGCGCTTCGAGACCGAGCTGAGCCCGGCGCAGCGGCAGCGCGCGCTGGCGCTGCCGCCGGGCTACAACCCGCGCAGCGTGGCGCTGGCCCGACAGTGGCGGCAGCAGGCCGGCAACGACGACGCGGCGATCGTGGCCCGCGCGCTGCAATGGATCCGCCGCGACTTCGCCTACACCCTGGAAACGCCGCTGCCGGGCCGCGACGGCGTCGACGAATTCCTGTTCCAGTACAAGGCCGGCTTCTGCCAGCACTTCAGCTCCGCCTTCGTGGTGCTGATGCGCGGCGCGGGGATTCCCGCGCGCGTGGCCACCGGCTATGCCGGCGGCACCCGCAATCCGTTCGGCGGCTACTGGGTGGTGCGGCGCATGGATGCCCACGCCTGGGCCGAGGTGTGGCTGCCGGAGCGCGGCTGGGTGCGCGTGGACCCGACCGCGGCGGTCGCCCCGGAACGCATCTACGACACCCTGGAGGATCGCCTCGGCGCCAGCGCCGGCGCGCAGGGCGGCGGCGTCGACTGGCGACTGCGCGACGTCGGCGACTGGCTGCGCCGCGGCTGGAACGACCTGGTGCTGTCCTTCGATGCCAACCGCCAGCAGCGCCTGTTGAGCGGCATCGGCATCGCCAAGTTGGAGCCGGCGCAACTGGTCGCGTTGTTCGCCGGCTTCGCCGCGCTGGTGCTGGGCTGGATGGCCTGGCTGCTGGCCCGCGGCGAACGCGAGCGCGACCCGTTGCTGCGCGCCTGGCGGCAGTTGGGACGGCGCTACGCGCGGCTCGGCCTGGGCCGCGCGGCGCACGAACCGGCGCTGCAGTGGGCGGCGCGTGTACAGCAGGTGATGGAGGCGACTGCGTTGCTTTCGCTCAGCCAACGTTTCGCCGATTCGCGCTACGCTGGCGCTGATTCGGACAGCGCTTCATTGTTGCGCGACCTGCGCAGGCACCGTCCGCATACCGGAGCATCTCGATGA
- a CDS encoding Slp family lipoprotein, with amino-acid sequence MKIRLLFPMVAILALGACATAPKPLQGQFATVTPRDSVAGQQVGASVRWGGKIIQTKPGQGATCFQMLGRPLNASGRPDSDSADASDGRFIACRSGFYDPAVFEPGREVTFIGHVSGYESTRIGEYDYRLPKLDADVVYLWPVVRQVEVVPAYPYGPWGPWDPWGPRWGWGRGWW; translated from the coding sequence ATGAAGATCCGACTGCTGTTCCCCATGGTGGCCATCCTCGCCCTGGGCGCCTGCGCCACCGCGCCCAAGCCGTTGCAAGGCCAGTTCGCCACCGTCACCCCGCGCGACTCGGTCGCCGGCCAGCAGGTCGGCGCCTCGGTGCGCTGGGGCGGCAAGATCATCCAGACCAAGCCCGGGCAGGGCGCGACCTGCTTCCAGATGCTGGGCCGGCCGTTGAACGCCAGTGGCCGTCCGGACAGCGACTCGGCCGATGCCAGCGACGGCCGCTTCATCGCCTGCCGCTCCGGCTTCTACGACCCGGCGGTGTTCGAACCCGGCCGCGAGGTGACCTTCATCGGCCACGTCTCCGGCTACGAGAGCACCCGCATCGGCGAATACGACTACCGCCTGCCCAAGCTCGACGCCGACGTGGTCTACCTGTGGCCGGTGGTGCGCCAGGTCGAGGTGGTGCCCGCCTACCCGTACGGCCCCTGGGGCCCGTGGGACCCGTGGGGCCCGCGCTGGGGCTGGGGCCGCGGCTGGTGGTAA
- a CDS encoding histidine triad nucleotide-binding protein: MDTIFGKIIRREIPASIVYEDDAVLGFKDIAPQAPVHVLFIPKQVEIPTLDDLAPEQATLVGRLVLAAATYAREQGLAQDGYRVVMNCREHAGQTVFHLHLHLLAGAPLGRFGTP; encoded by the coding sequence ATGGACACCATCTTCGGCAAGATCATCCGTCGCGAAATTCCCGCCAGCATCGTCTACGAGGACGATGCCGTGCTCGGCTTCAAGGACATCGCGCCGCAGGCGCCAGTGCACGTGCTGTTCATTCCCAAGCAGGTGGAAATCCCCACCCTCGACGATCTGGCGCCGGAGCAGGCGACCCTGGTCGGCAGGCTGGTGCTGGCCGCGGCGACCTATGCGCGCGAACAGGGCCTGGCGCAGGATGGCTACCGCGTGGTGATGAACTGCCGCGAGCACGCCGGGCAGACCGTGTTCCATCTGCACCTGCACCTGCTGGCCGGTGCGCCGCTGGGCCGTTTCGGCACGCCCTGA
- the recR gene encoding recombination mediator RecR, translated as MSALLEQLIEAFRVLPGVGQKSAQRMAYHVLERERDGGRRLAGALAEAVEKVGHCVQCRDFSETETCAICASASRDRQQLCAVESPADRLAIEHATGYRGLYFILQGRLSPLDGVGPRELGLDRLGARLAQGEIAELIIATNSTVEGEATAHYLAQLARRHGVRPSRLAQGLPLGGELEYVDRGTLSHAFGSRNEVPPGAASGE; from the coding sequence ATGTCTGCTCTGCTCGAACAACTGATCGAGGCCTTCCGGGTCCTGCCGGGCGTGGGCCAGAAGTCGGCGCAACGCATGGCCTATCACGTGCTCGAACGCGAGCGCGACGGCGGCCGCCGGCTGGCGGGCGCGCTGGCCGAGGCGGTGGAGAAGGTCGGCCACTGCGTGCAGTGCCGCGATTTCAGCGAGACCGAGACCTGCGCGATCTGCGCCAGCGCCAGCCGCGACCGCCAGCAGTTGTGCGCGGTGGAATCGCCGGCCGACCGCCTGGCGATCGAGCACGCCACCGGCTACCGCGGGCTGTACTTCATCCTGCAGGGCCGGCTGTCGCCGTTGGACGGGGTCGGCCCGCGCGAACTGGGCCTGGATCGGCTGGGCGCGCGGCTGGCGCAGGGCGAGATCGCCGAGTTGATCATCGCCACCAATTCCACCGTCGAGGGCGAGGCCACCGCGCACTACCTGGCGCAGCTGGCGCGCCGGCACGGGGTGCGCCCGAGCCGGTTGGCGCAGGGCCTGCCGCTGGGCGGGGAACTGGAGTACGTGGATCGCGGCACGCTGTCGCATGCCTTCGGCAGCCGCAACGAAGTGCCGCCCGGCGCCGCCTCCGGCGAGTAG